Within the Agromyces atrinae genome, the region CCTGTGCGTCGCCGCCACCGGCGTGACGAGCGCGAGCCTCGCCCTTCCCGGTCTCATCCCGTTCGTGTCGATCGGGGCATGGCTCTCGATCAGCACCGCGCTGTGCGTCGGATTCTTCACGGCGAACGACCGCATGCTCCGCGACGAGAAGGTGCCGCCCACGCCGGTCGGTCCGTCCGCGAAGCCGACCGCAGTGCTCAGCGGTCGCTCTCGGCGCGACGTCTGACCCCCTCCACTTGCATCTCCGCGCGCTTCGGCGCGCACCCCGTCCGAACGAAGGAGTTCACGTGCTACACAGAACCAAGTTGTCCGCAGCCGCTCTCATCGCGACGAGCGCCGTCGTCCTCGCCGGCTGCTCGGCGAGCGACACCGGCGGCGAGGCCGCCGATCTCACGACGGTGTCGATCATGGCCCCGTACCTCGTGACGAACGCCCCCTCGGGCGACAACGAGATCCACACGGCGCTCGAAGAGATCGCCGGCGTCACGCTCGACATCACGTGGGTGCCGAACTCGTCGTACCTCGACAAGACGAACATCACCCTCGCGGGCGACGACATCCCGCACGTCATGGTCGTGCAGGGCAAGGACCCGGGCTTCGTGCGGAACGCCCAGGCCGGCGCGTTCTGGGAGCTCTCGGAGTACCTCCCCGACTACCCGAACCTCGCGACGACGCTGCCCGAGGTGCAGAAGGCCGCGAGCATCAACGGCGAGGTGTACGGCGTGTTCCGCGCCCGCGACGGCATGCGTGCCGCGGTCATCCTCCGCAAGGACTGGCTGCAGAACCTCGGCCTCGAGGTCCCGAAGACGACCGACGACCTCTACGAGGTGGCGAAGGCGTTCACCCAGAACGACCCCGACGGCAACGGCGCCGACGACACCTACGGCCTCATCATCCCGAAGTGGCCCGGCGCGATCGGCAGCAACAGCCCCTACGACGTCATCGAGACGTGGCACGGCGCCGGCAACCGCTGGACCGAGCGCGATGGCGAACTCGTCCCGAGCTTCACGACGGATGAATGGCTCGAGGCCGTCGACTACGAGAAGCGCCTCGTCGACGAGGGCCTCGTGAACCCCGACTACGCCACCTTCGACTCGGCGAACTGGAACGAGCCGTTCCTGAACGGCAAGGGCGGCATCATCATCGACGTGCACTCGCGCGCCGGCGTGCTGATGAGCCTCCTCAAGGAGTCCGACCCCGACTCGTTCCAGAACTACGTCGAGATCACGGGCAACCTCGAGGGCCCCGACGGCGTCCTCCACGCGCACCCGACGACCGGGTACAGCGGCTTCCTCGCCATCCCGAAGACGAACGTGCGCACCGAGGCCGAGCTGCGCGCCGTGCTCGAAGTCCTCAACAACATGAACTCGACCGAAGCCGGTGCGCTCCTCAACAACGGCATCGAGGGAACGACGTACACCCTCGACGGCGACCTCGCGGTGGCCGTCGACAGCGCCCCCCAGGCCCTCAAGGACGCCGTCCTCAGCTACTCGCAGCTCGGCACCAACGTGACCGGCTTCCAGGGCTACCTCCCGAAGCAGCCCACGGAGTACGAGCAGGAGATGTACGACAAGCGCAAGGCGATCGAGGAGTCCGACCTCGAGTCCGCCGAGTACGACCCCGCTGCGGCGTTCGTCTCGAAGACGTACGTCTCGAAGGGCGCCCAGCTCGACACGATCATCGCCGACGCGCGCATCCAGTACATCGCCGGTCAGATCGATCGCGACGGCCTGACCGACGCGATCGCCCTGTGGCGCTCGAGCGGCGGCGACGCGGTCATCGCCGAGATCAACGAACTGGCCTCTCAGAACAACTGAGTCACCTCGGGGCGGATGCCACGCGGCATCCGCCCCGCTGACCGACAGGAACTCCCATGGTCGCTCTCGACACTGCGGTCGCGGCGAGCACGGCGCTCGACACGAGACCGCCGGCACGCCGCCGGGGCGCACGCGCCCACTTCACACAGTTCAAGTGGTTGTACCTCTTGCTGCTGCCGGGCGCGATCTACTTCGCGCTCTTCCGGTACGGACCGATGTACGGCGCCGTCATCGCGTTCAAGGACTACGTGCCGTTCCTCGGCATCAACGACAGTCCGTGGGTGGGCTGGGCGCACTTCGAGGACTTCTTCGCGAGCCCAGACTTCCCCCGGCTCCTCGCCAACACCCTCATCCTCGCGCTGCTGAGCCTCCTCGTCGCCTTCCCGCTCACGATCGTCGTCGCGCTCCTCCTCAACGAGCTCCGCGTCACGATGGTCAAGCGCTCGGTGCAGACGCTCATCTACATCCCCCACTTCCTGTCGTGGACGGTCGTCGCGTCGCTCACCTACCTGTTGTTCGCCCTCGACATCGGTCCGCTCTTCCAGCTGATCAACGGCGTGCTCGGAACCAACATCGACTTCCTCACCGATCCGGGATGGTTCCGGCCGATCATCGTGCTGCAGGACATCTGGAAGAACACGGGCTGGGGAACGATCATCTTCCTCGCCGCGCTCGCGGGTGTCGATCAGGAGCAGTACGAGGCGGCCATCATCGACGGCGCCGGCCGCTTCCAGCGGGTGTGGCACATCACGATCCCCTCGATCATGCCGACGATCATCGTCATGCTCGTCCTGCAGATGGGCCAGGTGCTCAACACGGGCTTCGAGCAGATCTACCTCATGACGAACGCGCTCAACCGCAGTGTGGCCGACGTGTTCGACACCTACGTCTACTTCATGGGCATCACGCAAGGGTCGTACAGCTACAGCACGGCGGTGGGCCTCTTCAAGGCGATCGTCGGCGTGGTGCTGATCTTCGGCGCCAACTGGCTGGCGCGCCGCTTCAACCAGACGGGAATCTTCTGATGCCTCGCGAGAAGTACCGCTTCAACACCCGCGCCGGGCGCGCCTTCGACGTCTTCAACGTCGTCCTGCTGATCGCGGTGGGCGTCCTCGCCCTCCTGCCGTTCATCTTCGTGACGGCCGGGTCGTTCGCGACCGAGGCCGAGCTCGCGACGCGTTCGTTCTTCCTGTGGCCCGAGACGTTCAGCCTGCGCGCCTACGAGTCGATCCTGACGAGCGACGCGTTCATCCGCGCGATGGTCACCACGATCGGCGTGACGGTCGTCGGCACGGTCATCCAGCTCCTCCTCACCGCGTCGATGGCCTACCCGCTCTCGAAGCTGAACTTCCCGGGGCGACGCGTCATCCTCGCGCTCATCGTGTTCACGATGGTGTTCTCGGGCGGAATGATCCCGACGTTCCTCGTCGTCAAGGACCTCGGCCTGCTCGACACCTACTGGGCGCTCATCCTGCCGATGGCGATCAACCCGTTCAGCCTCATCATCATCAAGAACTTCTTCCAGCAGCTGCCCGCGGGCCTCGAGGAATCGGCGATGATCGACGGAGCGAACGAGATGCAGACGCTCTGGAGCGTCGTCCTGCCGCTGTCGAAGCCCGTGCTCGCGACGTTCGCGCTGTTCTACGCCGTCGGCATCTGGAACGACTTCATGTCGCCGCTCCTCTATCTCAACGACAGTTCGATGTGGACCCTGCAGATGTTCCTCCGGCAGGTCACCGTCGCGACCGACCTGTCGATCGTCGACGCCGATCCGAGTCAGCTGCCGCCCGCCCAGGGCATCAAGTTCGCCGTCATCGTCGTGGCGACGCTGCCGATCCTCCTCTTCTACCCCTTCCTCCAGAAGCACTTCGCGAAGGGCATGCTGATCGGTTCGGTGAAGGGATGACGCTGCTGTACGCCAATCCGCTCACGCACCTCTCCGATCTGGACGACTGGATCGCGGAAGGGCCGGTCGACATCGCGGAGGGCGACGACGGGCTCCTGCTCTCGGGTGCCGGCGGCATCGACGACCACTGGACGATCTGGTGCCCCGACGTGTTCGGCGACCGCGTGCGCATCACGTGGGAGTTCTCGCCGCGCGCGGAGCCGGGGCTCGCGATGCTCTTCTTCGGGGCGTCGTCGGTCGCGGGCGGAGGCATTTTCGACGAGGGCCTCGCCGAGCGCTCCGGGAGCTACCCGCAGTATCACTCGAGCGACATCCGTACCCTCCACGTGTCGTACTTCCGGCGGCGCTGGGAGGACGAGCGCGCGTTCCACACGTGCAACCTCCGGAAGTCGCCGGGCTTCCACCTCGTCGCACAGGGGGCAGACCCGCTGCCTCCCGTCGTCGACGCCCGCGAGGCGTTCTACCGGATGTCGGTCGTGCACGACCGGGGCGAGGTCGAGCTCTCGATCGACGACCTCACCCTGTTCCGCTGGCGGGACGACGGATCGACCGGCCCGCGCGTCGGCGGCGGGCGGCTCGGATTCCGACAGATGGCACCTCTCATCGCGTGCTACCGCAACCTGGAGGTGCACTCACTATGACCGCGCACGACACGCTCCGCGTTCCGCTCCGCTGGCTCGACGGCGACGCGCCCGACACGATCGACGGGGTCACCTGGGGGGCGCCGCTGCCGCGCGGCCTCGTGCACTCCCTCGACGACGTGCGCCTGCGCGAGGTCGACGGCGACGCCGTGCCGGCACAGTTCTGGCCGCTCGCCACGTGGCCCGACGGCTCCGTGAAGTGGGTGGGATGCGCCCTCGGCGCGACCGATCACCCGGGTCGCTACGAGATCGTGACGGCCGCCGAACCCGCTCCGTCGTCGACCGCCGAGGTGTCGGTGACCCGCACGGATGACGCGATCGTCGTCTCCACCGGAGGGCTGCGCGTCGAGTTCTCCGAGCCCGGCGGCCCCGATTCCTCCTCCCTCCTCCGGAGCATCCGCCGTGGCGGCGAGATCGTCGCCGAGAACATCCGGCTCGTGAGCCTCCTGCAGTCCGACATCCCGGAGGACGGCGGCAGCGCTCCACGTGCGCACTTCGCCTCGCACGTGCAGACCGTCGACGTCGAGCAGGCGGGGCCCGTGCGCGCCGTCATCCGCGTCGAGGGCACGCACCGCGCCGAGGCCGGCGACCGCGAGTGGCTGACCTTCACCGTGCGCTTCGTGATCCTCGCGGGCGCCGAGAGCGTGCGCGTCGTGCACACATTCCTCTGGGACGGCGACGCCGACTCCGACTTCCTCGCGGGCCTCGGCGTGCGCGCCGACGTACCGCTGCGGGCCGAGCCCCACGACCGCCACATCCGTCTCGCCGGTTCCGACGGAGGGTTCTTCTCCGAGGCCGTGCGCGGCCTGACCGGGCTCCGACGCGATCCGGGGGCCGACGTGCGATCCGCGCAGATCGCGGGACGCCCGACCCCGCCGCTTGAGCAGTGGGATGCCACGGTAAGCACTCGGTTGCGCTGGATCCCGACGTGGGGCGACATCACGCTCACGCAGCTCAGTGCCGACGGCTTCAGCATCCGGAAGCGCACCGCGCCGGGCCACGCATGGATCGACGCGGGCGCCGGCACGCGCGCCGACGGCTACGTCGCGGTCAGCGACCCGGCCGGCGGCTTCGGCATCGGCGTGCGCTCGTTCTGGCAGTCGCACCCCGGGCAGCTCGACATCCGCGGCATGGACGGCGCGACCGCGACCCTCACGGCCTGGCTGCACGCCCCCGAGGCCCGCCCCATGGACATGCGGTTCTACCACGACGGCCTCGGGCAGGACGACTACGCCAGTCAGCTCGATGCGCTCGAGATCACCTACGAGGACTACGAGCCGGGCTTCGGCGACGCGCACGGAATCGCCCGCACGCACGAACTGACCCTCTTCGCCCTCGAGGCGACGCCGGCCATCGAGAGCGTCGCGCGCGCCGTGGAGCACCTGCAGCGCCCGCCGCTGCTGCAACCCACGCCCGAGCACCTGCACGCGGTGGGGGTCTTCGGCGACTGGTCCCCCGTCAGCCGCTCGACCCCGATGCAGGAAGAGATCGAGGACAGCAACGACTTCCTGCTCTCGTTCTATCTCGGCCAGATCGACCAGCGACGCTGGTACGGATTCTGGAACTACGGCGACGTCATGCACGCCTATGACCTCGACCGTCACGTGTGGCGCTACGACGTCGGCGGCTACGCATGGGACAACAGCGAGCTCTCGCCCGACCTGTGGCTCTGGTACTCGTACCTGCGGAGCGGCCGCGCCGACGTCTTCCGTCTCGCCGAGGCGATGACCCGGCACACCGGTGAGGTCGACGTCTACCACTCGGGTCGCTGGAAGGGACTCGGCTCGCGGCACAACGTGCAGCACTGGGGATGCAGCGCCAAGCAGTTGCGCATCAGCAGCCCGATCTACCGTCGCTTCCTGCACTACCTGACCGCCGACGAGCGGATCGGCGACCTGCTCGAGGAGCTCCGCGACAGCGACGAGCGCTTCCTCGACACCGATCCGACGCGCAAGGTGCGTGAGGACGCGGCGACGTACCGCCCCGATCGCCACGCCCTCGCCGTCGGGCTCGGGACCGACTGGGGCGCGCTCGCGGCGACGTGGCTCGCCGACTGGGAGCGGACCGGCAACACCCGCTCGCGCGACCGCCTGCTCGGCACGATGGCCGACATCGCGGAGCTTCCGCACGGATTCCTGACGGGCGAGGCGCTCTACGACCTCGAGTCGGGCCGCTTCGACACGACGCGCGACCGCGTCTCGGTGTCGCACCTGAGCGCCGTCTTCGGCCTCGTCGAGGTCTGCAGCGAACTCATCTCACTCGTCGACGTGCCGGGCTTCGCCGATGCGTGGGCGGACTACTGCCGACTGTTCCTGGCCTCGCCCGAGGAGCAGGAGCGCGCGGTCGGCGCACCGCTCAGCGGCATCCATCTCGAGCAGGCGCACAGTCGACTGACCGCGTACGCGGCGGCGCGCTCCGGAGACCCCGAACTCGCCGCGCGTGCGTGGCGCGAGTTCGAGGGCGTCGGCGAGTGGCTCGTGCACCGGCGCGACTTCACGCTGCGGAGGGTCGAGGGCCCCGCGACGCTCCGACCGGTCGACGAGGTGCCGTCGGTCTCCACGAACGACGCCGCCCAGTACGGGCTCGCCCTCATCCAGAACCTCGCCCTCATCGGCGATGCCCTCCCCGAGGAGCGATCGTGACCTACCATCTCGCGGGTGACTCGACGGTCGAGTCACCCGTCGACTCGTCGCCGATGTCGGGCTGGGGCGGGGCTCTCGCCGAGTTCGTCGACGCGCCCGTCGAGAACCGGGCACGCGGCGGCGCGACGACGCAGAGCTTCATCGACGACGGCCTCTGGCGGGCCACGCTCGACGCGCTCGCGCCGGGCGACACCGTCGTCATCCAGTTCGGTCACAACGACCAGAAGGATGCGGCGCTCGACTCGCGCGGCGGTTACTCCGAGCGGCTGCGCGGCTTCATCGCGGACGTCCGCGCACGAGGCGGCTCGCCCGTCCTCTGCACGTCGTGCGAGCGGAGGTGGTTCGAGGCCGATCGGGTCACGCCCACGCACGGCGACTACCCGAACGCGGTGCGCGACCTCGCGGCGGAGTGCGACGTTCCCCTCATCGACCTCACCGCGTTCACGATGTGGCTCTACGAGGACCTCGGCGACGCCGCATCGCGCGACCTGTTCTGCCATTTCGCGCCGGGCGAGACCGCGATGTGGCCCGACGGCCTCCGGGATGACACGCACTTCCGCCGCGCGGGAGCACGCCGTATCGCCGCCTTCGTCGCGCGCTCGCTCCGTGCGATCGAACGCCAGGGCGGCGACGCCCCGGCCCGCGGGGCACCCACCGTCGCCTGACACCTCCACCGATATTGCGCGGCGTCTCTGCGTGCCCTACACTCGGGTAAACGCTTTCCCGCTCGCCTGACAGAAAGAACCACCGTGAACGACTCATCGTCGAGTGCCGCTCCCTCGGGCGCTCCCCAGCCGCAGAACACACCGACCATCGGCATCATCATGAACGGCGTCTCAGGCCGCATGGGCTACCGCCAGCACCTCGTGCGTTCGATCCTCGCGATCCGCGATCAGGGCGGCGTCGAACTCGCCGACGGCACGCGCGTGCAGGTCGAGCCGATCCTCGTCGGCCGCAGCGAAGCGAAGCTCAAGGAGCTCGCCGACCGCCACGGCATCGAGCACTACACGACGAACCTCGACGAGGCGCTCGCCGACGACCGCTGGCAGATCTACGCCGACTTCCTCGTCACGAAGGCGCGCGCCGTCGCGATCAAGAAGGCCATCGCGGCCGGCAAGGCGATCTACACCGAGAAGCCGACCGCCGAGAGCTTCGAGGAGGCGCTCGAACTCGCCCGTCTCGCCGACGCCGCCGGTATCAAGAACGGCGTCGTGCACGACAAGCTCTACCTCCCGGGCCTGCAGAAGCTCAAGCGCCTCATCGACTCGGGCTTCTTCGGTCGCATCCTCTCGGTGCGCGGCGAGTTCGGCTACTGGGTGTTCGAGGGCGACTGGCAGCCCGCGCAGCGCCCCAGCTGGAACTACCGCGCCGAAGACGGCGGCGGCATCATCGTCGACATGTTCCCGCACTGGAACTACGTGCTCGAG harbors:
- a CDS encoding rhamnogalacturonan acetylesterase, whose translation is MTYHLAGDSTVESPVDSSPMSGWGGALAEFVDAPVENRARGGATTQSFIDDGLWRATLDALAPGDTVVIQFGHNDQKDAALDSRGGYSERLRGFIADVRARGGSPVLCTSCERRWFEADRVTPTHGDYPNAVRDLAAECDVPLIDLTAFTMWLYEDLGDAASRDLFCHFAPGETAMWPDGLRDDTHFRRAGARRIAAFVARSLRAIERQGGDAPARGAPTVA
- a CDS encoding DUF1961 family protein; amino-acid sequence: MTLLYANPLTHLSDLDDWIAEGPVDIAEGDDGLLLSGAGGIDDHWTIWCPDVFGDRVRITWEFSPRAEPGLAMLFFGASSVAGGGIFDEGLAERSGSYPQYHSSDIRTLHVSYFRRRWEDERAFHTCNLRKSPGFHLVAQGADPLPPVVDAREAFYRMSVVHDRGEVELSIDDLTLFRWRDDGSTGPRVGGGRLGFRQMAPLIACYRNLEVHSL
- a CDS encoding extracellular solute-binding protein translates to MSAAALIATSAVVLAGCSASDTGGEAADLTTVSIMAPYLVTNAPSGDNEIHTALEEIAGVTLDITWVPNSSYLDKTNITLAGDDIPHVMVVQGKDPGFVRNAQAGAFWELSEYLPDYPNLATTLPEVQKAASINGEVYGVFRARDGMRAAVILRKDWLQNLGLEVPKTTDDLYEVAKAFTQNDPDGNGADDTYGLIIPKWPGAIGSNSPYDVIETWHGAGNRWTERDGELVPSFTTDEWLEAVDYEKRLVDEGLVNPDYATFDSANWNEPFLNGKGGIIIDVHSRAGVLMSLLKESDPDSFQNYVEITGNLEGPDGVLHAHPTTGYSGFLAIPKTNVRTEAELRAVLEVLNNMNSTEAGALLNNGIEGTTYTLDGDLAVAVDSAPQALKDAVLSYSQLGTNVTGFQGYLPKQPTEYEQEMYDKRKAIEESDLESAEYDPAAAFVSKTYVSKGAQLDTIIADARIQYIAGQIDRDGLTDAIALWRSSGGDAVIAEINELASQNN
- a CDS encoding ABC transporter permease, translating into MVALDTAVAASTALDTRPPARRRGARAHFTQFKWLYLLLLPGAIYFALFRYGPMYGAVIAFKDYVPFLGINDSPWVGWAHFEDFFASPDFPRLLANTLILALLSLLVAFPLTIVVALLLNELRVTMVKRSVQTLIYIPHFLSWTVVASLTYLLFALDIGPLFQLINGVLGTNIDFLTDPGWFRPIIVLQDIWKNTGWGTIIFLAALAGVDQEQYEAAIIDGAGRFQRVWHITIPSIMPTIIVMLVLQMGQVLNTGFEQIYLMTNALNRSVADVFDTYVYFMGITQGSYSYSTAVGLFKAIVGVVLIFGANWLARRFNQTGIF
- a CDS encoding carbohydrate ABC transporter permease; the protein is MPREKYRFNTRAGRAFDVFNVVLLIAVGVLALLPFIFVTAGSFATEAELATRSFFLWPETFSLRAYESILTSDAFIRAMVTTIGVTVVGTVIQLLLTASMAYPLSKLNFPGRRVILALIVFTMVFSGGMIPTFLVVKDLGLLDTYWALILPMAINPFSLIIIKNFFQQLPAGLEESAMIDGANEMQTLWSVVLPLSKPVLATFALFYAVGIWNDFMSPLLYLNDSSMWTLQMFLRQVTVATDLSIVDADPSQLPPAQGIKFAVIVVATLPILLFYPFLQKHFAKGMLIGSVKG
- a CDS encoding exo-rhamnogalacturonan lyase family protein — protein: MTAHDTLRVPLRWLDGDAPDTIDGVTWGAPLPRGLVHSLDDVRLREVDGDAVPAQFWPLATWPDGSVKWVGCALGATDHPGRYEIVTAAEPAPSSTAEVSVTRTDDAIVVSTGGLRVEFSEPGGPDSSSLLRSIRRGGEIVAENIRLVSLLQSDIPEDGGSAPRAHFASHVQTVDVEQAGPVRAVIRVEGTHRAEAGDREWLTFTVRFVILAGAESVRVVHTFLWDGDADSDFLAGLGVRADVPLRAEPHDRHIRLAGSDGGFFSEAVRGLTGLRRDPGADVRSAQIAGRPTPPLEQWDATVSTRLRWIPTWGDITLTQLSADGFSIRKRTAPGHAWIDAGAGTRADGYVAVSDPAGGFGIGVRSFWQSHPGQLDIRGMDGATATLTAWLHAPEARPMDMRFYHDGLGQDDYASQLDALEITYEDYEPGFGDAHGIARTHELTLFALEATPAIESVARAVEHLQRPPLLQPTPEHLHAVGVFGDWSPVSRSTPMQEEIEDSNDFLLSFYLGQIDQRRWYGFWNYGDVMHAYDLDRHVWRYDVGGYAWDNSELSPDLWLWYSYLRSGRADVFRLAEAMTRHTGEVDVYHSGRWKGLGSRHNVQHWGCSAKQLRISSPIYRRFLHYLTADERIGDLLEELRDSDERFLDTDPTRKVREDAATYRPDRHALAVGLGTDWGALAATWLADWERTGNTRSRDRLLGTMADIAELPHGFLTGEALYDLESGRFDTTRDRVSVSHLSAVFGLVEVCSELISLVDVPGFADAWADYCRLFLASPEEQERAVGAPLSGIHLEQAHSRLTAYAAARSGDPELAARAWREFEGVGEWLVHRRDFTLRRVEGPATLRPVDEVPSVSTNDAAQYGLALIQNLALIGDALPEERS
- a CDS encoding Gfo/Idh/MocA family protein — its product is MNGVSGRMGYRQHLVRSILAIRDQGGVELADGTRVQVEPILVGRSEAKLKELADRHGIEHYTTNLDEALADDRWQIYADFLVTKARAVAIKKAIAAGKAIYTEKPTAESFEEALELARLADAAGIKNGVVHDKLYLPGLQKLKRLIDSGFFGRILSVRGEFGYWVFEGDWQPAQRPSWNYRAEDGGGIIVDMFPHWNYVLENLFGGVKSVYARAVTEIPERVDEAGNTYTATADDAAYAIFELEGGVVAQLNSSWTTRVNRDELVEFQVDGTLGSAVVGLFGCKIQPRNATPKPVWNPDLADQHDYDGDWIEVPSNDVFENGFKTQWEEFIRHVADDAPNHFDFLAGARGVLLAELGLESSTTGRRIDLPEVTLDGAKA